The following are encoded together in the Proteiniphilum saccharofermentans genome:
- a CDS encoding tyrosine phenol-lyase has product MNLTSYPAEPFRIKSIEPVKMIPREERERVIREAGFNTFLIPSDDVYIDLLTDSGTNAMSDRQWAGMMMGDEAYAGSRNFRHLEETVQDIFGFKYVVPTHQGRGAENLLSQITIKPGQYVPGNMYFTTTRYHQERNGGIFIDIIRDEAHDASLNIPFKGDIDLTKLQKLIDEKGAENIAYVCLAVTVNLAGGQPVSMKNMKEVRKLTSRYGIKLFYDATRCVENAFFIKEQENGYSDISIKEIVREMFSYADGCTMSGKKDCLVNIGGFLCLNDDDLFAEAKELVVVYEGMPSYGGMAGRDMEAMAIGLKESLQYEYIEHRVKQVRYLGEKLREAGIPMIEPTGGHAVFLDAGRFCPHLTQDQFPAQSLAANLYVESGVRSMERGIVSAGRNKDTGEHHRPKLETVRLTIPRRVYTYRHMDLVAEAVQSLYQKKESIKGLRFVYEPKQLRFFTARFEEID; this is encoded by the coding sequence ATGAATCTAACCAGCTATCCGGCAGAGCCTTTCCGTATCAAATCGATAGAGCCTGTCAAAATGATCCCACGTGAAGAACGGGAAAGAGTGATCAGAGAAGCGGGATTCAATACCTTCCTTATCCCGAGTGACGATGTATATATCGACCTGCTGACCGACAGTGGAACCAATGCGATGAGCGATCGTCAATGGGCAGGCATGATGATGGGTGATGAAGCCTATGCCGGTAGTCGTAATTTCCGTCATCTCGAAGAGACGGTACAGGATATATTCGGATTCAAGTACGTAGTCCCGACTCACCAGGGAAGAGGAGCGGAAAACCTGCTATCGCAGATCACCATCAAACCGGGACAATACGTGCCTGGTAACATGTACTTCACCACTACCCGTTATCATCAGGAACGCAACGGCGGGATCTTTATCGATATCATCCGCGACGAAGCACATGATGCTTCGCTGAACATCCCGTTTAAAGGAGATATCGACCTGACTAAACTGCAAAAGCTGATCGACGAAAAAGGGGCTGAAAATATCGCCTATGTATGTCTTGCCGTAACGGTCAACCTGGCCGGTGGTCAACCGGTATCCATGAAAAATATGAAAGAGGTACGGAAGTTGACCTCCCGTTATGGTATCAAACTGTTTTATGATGCTACCCGTTGTGTGGAGAATGCTTTTTTCATCAAGGAGCAGGAGAATGGTTATAGCGACATATCCATCAAAGAGATCGTACGGGAGATGTTCAGTTATGCCGACGGATGTACCATGAGTGGCAAGAAGGATTGCTTAGTGAACATCGGCGGATTTTTATGTTTGAATGACGACGATCTTTTCGCGGAGGCAAAGGAGTTGGTGGTAGTATATGAAGGGATGCCCTCATACGGAGGAATGGCCGGACGCGATATGGAAGCAATGGCGATCGGCTTGAAGGAGTCGCTGCAGTATGAATATATAGAACACCGTGTAAAACAGGTGCGATACCTGGGTGAAAAGCTGCGGGAGGCAGGTATCCCGATGATCGAGCCCACCGGCGGGCATGCTGTGTTTCTGGATGCCGGGCGTTTCTGCCCGCACCTCACCCAGGATCAGTTCCCGGCGCAGAGCCTCGCAGCCAACCTTTATGTGGAATCGGGCGTACGTAGCATGGAGCGGGGTATAGTCTCCGCCGGACGTAATAAAGATACGGGTGAACATCACCGACCTAAACTAGAGACGGTACGACTCACTATTCCCCGCCGTGTCTACACTTACCGCCATATGGATCTGGTAGCAGAAGCCGTTCAATCACTCTATCAGAAAAAAGAAAGCATCAAAGGGCTCCGCTTTGTATATGAACCCAAACAACTACGGTTCTTTACCGCCAGGTTCGAAGAGATAGATTAA
- a CDS encoding GDP-L-fucose synthase family protein: protein MDKNSKIYVAGHRGLVGSAIWRNLQSKGYTHLIGQSHQELDLLDAGAVKSFFDREKPEFVILAAAYVGGIVANNTYRADFIYRNLQIQNNVIGESFRHNVRKLLFLGSTCIYPREAPQPISEEALLTGPLEYTNEPYAIAKIAGLKMCESFNIQYGTNYIAVMPTNLYGPNDNFDLEKSHVLPAMIRKIHLAKALMNDDWNTVRQDLTRRPVEGISGNSTQQDMESKLRKYGINKERVELWGSGKPLREFLWSEDMADASVYIMENVDFPDLAKGKTEIRNCHINIGTGKEISIRDLAALIRKTIGYTGEITFDTSKPDGTMRKLTDVSRLNTLGWKHTVDVDEGVKRMYEWYIQG, encoded by the coding sequence ATGGATAAAAACAGTAAGATATATGTCGCCGGCCATCGCGGATTGGTGGGATCGGCCATTTGGCGAAACCTGCAATCGAAAGGATATACCCACCTAATAGGTCAATCCCATCAGGAATTAGACCTGCTGGATGCCGGAGCTGTAAAATCTTTTTTTGACAGGGAAAAGCCCGAGTTTGTAATTCTTGCTGCGGCCTACGTGGGTGGTATTGTCGCCAACAACACTTACCGGGCCGATTTTATATATCGCAATCTGCAAATCCAGAATAATGTCATAGGAGAGAGTTTCCGGCATAATGTCAGGAAACTCCTTTTCCTTGGCAGCACCTGCATTTATCCCCGGGAAGCACCACAACCTATATCTGAGGAGGCGTTGCTTACCGGGCCGCTGGAATATACTAATGAACCTTACGCCATCGCCAAAATCGCAGGATTAAAAATGTGCGAGAGCTTTAATATCCAATATGGCACCAACTATATCGCGGTGATGCCTACAAACCTCTACGGGCCGAACGATAATTTCGACCTTGAAAAGAGCCATGTATTGCCTGCAATGATCCGCAAGATCCATCTGGCAAAAGCGTTGATGAACGATGACTGGAACACTGTCAGGCAGGATCTTACCCGGCGCCCGGTAGAGGGAATTTCGGGTAACAGCACGCAGCAGGATATGGAAAGTAAACTCCGGAAGTACGGCATCAATAAGGAACGGGTCGAATTATGGGGAAGTGGAAAACCATTGCGGGAATTCCTCTGGAGTGAAGATATGGCCGACGCCTCTGTCTATATTATGGAGAATGTGGATTTTCCGGATCTGGCGAAGGGGAAAACCGAGATACGGAATTGTCATATCAATATCGGCACCGGAAAAGAAATCAGCATCCGCGATCTGGCCGCATTGATCAGAAAAACCATCGGTTATACGGGAGAGATAACTTTCGATACTTCAAAACCCGACGGCACCATGAGAAAGTTGACTGATGTTTCCAGATTAAACACATTAGGATGGAAACATACTGTCGATGTTGATGAAGGTGTGAAGAGGATGTATGAATGGTACATTCAGGGTTAA
- the recG gene encoding ATP-dependent DNA helicase RecG — MMSILQTDIKFVPGVGPKRAEILNKEINLFTVGDLLRWYPYRYIDRSRIYYIHEIDNSMAYIQLKGRITAFESFGEGRRRRLVAHFTDGTGFVDLVWFQGIRFIEGKYKLNQEYVVFGKPTLFNGKWNIAHPDIDPFMNESDRPEGLMAMYNTTEKMKNHYLNSRAMQKIIDNAFGLIKERLPETLSSDVVKEVKLMPFHDALENIHFPKSAPLLRDAEYRLKFEELFYIQLNIVRYASERKGKLNGFIFRRVGDHLNSFYKQKLPFPLTNAQKRVIKEIRKDTASGKQMNRLLQGDVGSGKTLVAIMCMLIALDNGYQSCLMAPTEILASQHLETFSEMLSGMDLRVELLTGSTKKKERDEIHAGLQSGEVDILIGTHALIEDTVQFNNLGFVVIDEQHRFGVAQRAKLWTKNNQPPHVLVMTATPIPRTLAMTVYGDLDVSVIDELPPGRKPVQTLHRYDKKRGALYEFIREQIRVGRQAYIVYPLIEESEKLDLKNLEEGYLHVKEAFPEFNVCKMHGRMKPAEKDEVMRRFVVNEAQIMVSTTVIEVGVNVPNASVMVIESAQRFGLSQLHQLRGRVGRGADQSYCVLITPYEISSDTRKRMEIMTESNDGFVIAEADLKLRGPGDLEGTQQSGIPFDLRIADLVKDSNILYLTREIAEDLIEKDPKLEQPEHLVLKQQLGRLGGNRYEWGRIS, encoded by the coding sequence ATAATGAGTATTCTTCAGACTGACATAAAATTCGTTCCCGGTGTTGGACCCAAAAGGGCAGAGATCCTCAATAAGGAGATCAATCTCTTCACGGTCGGTGACCTGCTGAGGTGGTATCCCTACCGCTATATTGACAGGAGCAGGATTTATTATATCCACGAGATCGATAACTCGATGGCCTATATTCAGTTGAAAGGGAGGATCACTGCGTTCGAATCCTTTGGCGAGGGACGTCGCAGACGGTTGGTAGCACACTTTACCGACGGTACCGGTTTTGTGGATCTGGTCTGGTTCCAGGGGATACGGTTTATAGAAGGGAAGTACAAACTCAATCAGGAATATGTAGTTTTTGGTAAGCCCACCCTGTTCAATGGCAAGTGGAATATCGCCCATCCCGATATCGATCCTTTTATGAATGAGTCGGATCGCCCTGAAGGGTTGATGGCAATGTATAACACCACGGAGAAGATGAAGAACCACTATCTTAACTCCAGGGCGATGCAGAAGATCATCGACAATGCTTTCGGGTTGATTAAAGAGCGGCTACCGGAAACACTTTCGTCCGATGTAGTGAAAGAGGTCAAGCTGATGCCGTTCCATGACGCGTTGGAGAATATTCATTTTCCGAAATCAGCTCCTTTATTACGTGATGCGGAGTATCGCCTGAAATTTGAAGAGCTCTTCTATATCCAGCTTAATATTGTTCGTTATGCCTCGGAAAGGAAAGGGAAGTTGAACGGTTTTATCTTCAGGAGAGTGGGGGATCATCTCAATTCGTTTTATAAGCAAAAACTTCCGTTCCCTTTGACCAACGCACAGAAAAGGGTAATTAAAGAGATCAGGAAAGATACCGCATCAGGGAAACAGATGAACCGTCTGCTGCAGGGAGATGTAGGTAGCGGTAAGACGTTGGTGGCGATCATGTGCATGCTGATTGCGCTTGATAACGGTTACCAGTCCTGCCTGATGGCGCCGACCGAGATCCTGGCGTCGCAGCATCTTGAAACGTTTAGCGAGATGCTCTCGGGAATGGACTTGAGGGTGGAGTTGCTGACCGGTTCCACGAAGAAGAAGGAACGGGACGAGATCCATGCCGGCCTCCAATCGGGTGAGGTTGACATCCTTATCGGAACGCATGCCTTGATTGAAGATACCGTGCAGTTCAATAATCTCGGGTTTGTAGTGATCGATGAGCAGCATCGTTTCGGGGTGGCGCAACGGGCAAAATTATGGACAAAAAACAATCAGCCGCCACATGTGCTGGTGATGACCGCCACTCCTATTCCCCGTACGCTGGCAATGACGGTTTACGGCGATTTGGATGTGTCGGTGATCGACGAACTACCGCCGGGCAGGAAGCCGGTACAAACGCTTCACCGGTACGATAAGAAACGGGGTGCACTTTATGAGTTTATCCGTGAGCAGATCCGTGTGGGCCGGCAGGCATATATCGTTTATCCATTGATTGAAGAGAGTGAAAAGCTCGACCTGAAGAATCTGGAGGAAGGATACCTGCATGTCAAGGAAGCTTTCCCCGAGTTCAACGTCTGTAAGATGCACGGACGAATGAAGCCTGCCGAAAAAGATGAAGTAATGCGGCGGTTCGTGGTCAATGAAGCGCAGATCATGGTATCTACAACTGTAATTGAAGTTGGTGTGAATGTACCTAATGCCAGTGTAATGGTGATCGAAAGTGCGCAGCGATTCGGTCTCTCGCAATTGCATCAGTTGCGGGGGCGGGTAGGGCGGGGAGCCGACCAGTCCTATTGTGTACTGATAACACCTTATGAAATATCATCCGATACCCGTAAGCGGATGGAGATCATGACCGAAAGTAATGATGGATTTGTCATTGCCGAAGCCGACCTGAAGCTGCGGGGCCCGGGCGATCTGGAAGGAACCCAACAGAGCGGTATCCCTTTCGACCTCAGGATTGCTGATCTGGTAAAAGACAGTAATATTCTATATCTTACCCGGGAGATTGCGGAAGACCTTATTGAAAAGGACCCTAAACTGGAACAACCGGAGCATCTGGTATTAAAGCAACAATTGGGCCGTTTGGGTGGAAACCGCTACGAATGGGGAAGGATCAGTTGA
- a CDS encoding ISAs1 family transposase has translation MTSPATSLHRYFECIPDHRINRNKKHLLSDIIILSILAVICGAESWDSIELFGKTKLSFLKTFLKLPNGIPSHDTINRVFSSLRPRLFEEAFIKWVDSLKDEHITKEVISLDGKCIKGSKDSFHEKNPIYMVSAWASENQLVLGQLKVDEKSNEITAIPLLLDLLDIEGSIITIDAIGTQTKIAEKIIENKADYILSVKGNQKELLSQVEDSFNRHNPDSVDQVTEKGHGRIETRTCEIISNLGFIDNREHWKGLKTIVRITAHRDTGKKQETETRFYISSVIDQAANFNTFIRQHWGIENKLHWTLDMVFDEDRQRKRAKNSAQNFSFIRKIALNLLKQDTSKGSLVSKRLKAGWDDNFLLQLLKI, from the coding sequence ATGACAAGTCCAGCCACTTCTTTGCACCGGTATTTTGAGTGCATTCCCGACCACCGAATCAACAGGAACAAGAAACACCTGCTATCCGACATCATAATCCTGTCGATACTCGCCGTTATTTGTGGGGCGGAATCGTGGGATTCAATTGAACTTTTCGGCAAGACAAAACTTTCATTCCTGAAAACGTTCCTCAAACTGCCCAACGGTATCCCCTCACACGATACGATTAACAGGGTGTTTTCCAGTTTACGTCCACGTCTTTTTGAAGAAGCTTTCATCAAATGGGTTGATTCTTTAAAGGATGAGCATATCACAAAAGAGGTTATCAGCTTGGACGGCAAGTGTATAAAAGGGTCCAAAGACAGCTTTCATGAAAAGAACCCCATCTACATGGTCAGCGCCTGGGCATCAGAAAACCAATTGGTCCTGGGCCAACTCAAGGTGGATGAGAAAAGCAATGAGATCACGGCCATCCCGTTATTGCTGGACCTGCTTGACATAGAAGGAAGCATTATTACCATAGATGCCATTGGTACCCAAACGAAGATTGCTGAAAAAATCATAGAAAATAAAGCGGATTATATCCTTTCGGTCAAGGGTAACCAGAAAGAGCTTTTGTCCCAGGTGGAGGACAGTTTCAACCGGCATAATCCGGACTCGGTCGATCAGGTGACGGAAAAAGGGCACGGACGGATTGAAACACGTACCTGTGAAATTATCTCGAACCTGGGTTTCATCGACAACAGGGAACACTGGAAAGGACTCAAGACGATTGTCAGGATTACTGCCCACAGGGACACGGGTAAAAAACAGGAGACCGAAACCCGTTTCTACATTAGCAGTGTCATTGACCAAGCAGCAAACTTCAACACTTTTATACGTCAGCACTGGGGCATTGAAAACAAACTCCACTGGACATTGGACATGGTTTTTGACGAAGACCGGCAAAGGAAAAGGGCGAAGAACTCCGCCCAAAACTTTTCCTTCATCAGAAAAATAGCACTCAACCTTCTAAAACAAGACACATCGAAGGGTTCTTTGGTTTCAAAACGTCTCAAGGCCGGGTGGGATGACAACTTTTTGCTACAGTTGTTGAAAATTTAA
- a CDS encoding SusD/RagB family nutrient-binding outer membrane lipoprotein: MKKRQILYTFLAAIMLLGACSDFEDINKDPNAANEDDIKVQYILNKAITDAQQDPHIAERAFVLYWRRAGRQDRSGGINLGTYNNDWSSDYYRYVSEWMRSATQAVDLAEKQIEKDDFAVEYDRQMAKNLKEVARIWRAYLMSEFSDNFGPLPIEAFKGTNPEFSSVKDVYYFLLDELKDAAANIDVNVTPQDVDKKFDRAYEFNFSKWIKYANSMRMRLAMRLSEVDEAKAKSEFEDAAQGALILEAGDMFSVQERDGWDPLAGVMSRPWNALLMSNTLNNLMINLGGIKSADQLDASYSSYIKPQGYMGVRYQNQFSTYTNDPSIGFVFDGLHYSIDPRAYQLYSIPGDFSNSNAQFTSEDDLGPIERSIFADKDQKEEIAKINLAFTWNTMPGGSWGDMSAMNQVIGSLYNPILVKKYRNHSQRRVFFAAWETYFLLAEASVRGWTTPVAAKEAYERGIKANLEYHGIDKFYDSYIASTDYNRVGTSVKWDHTTEPPSTVEVDIINGYTKQPAKYAYTYPVASQTSYGKALNDHMTKIITQKFIAQNPWLPLETWNDYRRLGLPFFENMVVENPLTDLPALTKDNVKTTQQRAFFPQRLKYPASLENSNPEGYKKAVELLGGPDAVLTPLWWAKH; this comes from the coding sequence ATGAAAAAAAGGCAAATATTATATACGTTTTTAGCTGCAATCATGTTATTGGGTGCTTGTTCCGATTTTGAGGACATAAACAAAGATCCCAATGCAGCGAATGAGGATGACATTAAGGTGCAATACATATTAAATAAAGCGATCACCGATGCCCAACAAGATCCGCACATTGCGGAACGGGCTTTCGTATTGTACTGGAGACGGGCCGGACGGCAAGATCGTTCGGGCGGCATCAACCTGGGAACATACAACAACGATTGGAGTTCCGATTACTATCGTTATGTATCCGAATGGATGAGATCGGCCACACAAGCAGTGGATTTGGCCGAAAAGCAAATTGAAAAAGATGATTTTGCGGTAGAATATGACCGTCAGATGGCTAAAAACCTCAAAGAGGTGGCTCGTATTTGGAGAGCATATCTAATGAGTGAGTTTTCCGATAACTTTGGTCCACTTCCCATTGAAGCTTTCAAAGGAACCAATCCGGAATTTTCAAGCGTTAAGGATGTGTATTATTTCCTGCTTGACGAACTGAAAGACGCGGCAGCCAATATAGATGTGAATGTAACACCCCAGGACGTGGATAAAAAATTTGACCGTGCATATGAATTCAATTTCTCAAAATGGATCAAATATGCCAACTCAATGCGTATGCGCCTTGCAATGCGTTTATCGGAAGTGGACGAAGCAAAAGCAAAATCTGAGTTTGAAGATGCTGCACAAGGTGCACTTATCCTTGAAGCAGGAGATATGTTTTCTGTACAGGAACGTGATGGATGGGATCCTCTTGCAGGAGTTATGTCCAGACCGTGGAACGCTTTATTGATGAGTAATACGCTTAACAACCTTATGATTAACTTAGGTGGTATAAAATCAGCAGACCAGTTGGACGCTTCCTATTCCTCTTACATTAAACCCCAGGGATATATGGGTGTTAGATATCAAAACCAATTTTCCACCTACACGAACGATCCTTCAATCGGTTTTGTTTTCGATGGACTCCATTACTCTATTGATCCCAGGGCATATCAACTTTACTCTATCCCGGGTGATTTCAGTAACTCTAACGCTCAATTTACATCAGAAGATGACTTAGGCCCTATTGAAAGGTCTATTTTCGCCGACAAAGACCAGAAAGAGGAAATAGCCAAAATAAATCTTGCGTTTACCTGGAATACGATGCCCGGGGGAAGTTGGGGTGATATGTCTGCTATGAATCAGGTAATCGGTTCCCTTTACAACCCAATCCTTGTTAAAAAGTACAGGAACCATTCACAAAGACGTGTATTCTTTGCCGCCTGGGAAACTTATTTCTTATTGGCAGAAGCTTCCGTAAGAGGTTGGACAACACCTGTAGCTGCTAAAGAGGCCTATGAGAGGGGAATAAAAGCAAATTTGGAATACCATGGGATTGATAAGTTCTATGATTCGTATATCGCATCTACCGATTATAACCGCGTTGGAACCTCTGTAAAATGGGATCATACTACAGAACCACCCTCGACGGTTGAGGTGGATATTATAAACGGTTACACCAAGCAACCCGCCAAATATGCTTATACATACCCGGTGGCGAGCCAAACATCCTACGGTAAAGCGCTGAACGATCACATGACTAAGATCATCACCCAAAAGTTCATTGCCCAGAACCCGTGGTTACCACTTGAAACATGGAATGATTATCGTCGTTTGGGTCTTCCATTCTTTGAAAACATGGTAGTTGAAAATCCGTTGACCGACTTACCCGCATTAACTAAGGACAATGTGAAGACGACACAACAACGTGCATTTTTCCCGCAGCGTCTTAAATATCCGGCTTCACTTGAAAACAGTAATCCTGAAGGATATAAAAAAGCCGTGGAATTGCTGGGTGGTCCCGATGCTGTGTTAACACCGCTTTGGTGGGCTAAACACTAA
- the gmd gene encoding GDP-mannose 4,6-dehydratase, giving the protein MKKALITGITGQDGSYLAELLLEKGYEVHGTLRRSSSFNTGRIEHLYLDEWIRDMKQRRLINLHYADMTDSSSLIRIIQHIQPDEIYNLAAQSHVKVSFDVPEYTAETDAVGTLRLLEAVRILGLEKTTRIYQASTSELYGLVQEIPQKETTPFYPRSPYGVAKLYGYWITKNYRESYGMFAVNGILFNHESERRGETFVTRKISLAAARIAQNLQDKLYMGNLDAKRDWGYAPDYVECMWLMLQHEVPEDFVIATGEMHSVREFCTLAFAEAGIALRWEGEGAAEKGIDMATGRILVEVDPRYYRPAEVEKLLGDPTKAKTLLGWNPRKTSFEELVRRMVKNDMETVRKLSP; this is encoded by the coding sequence ATGAAGAAAGCACTAATTACCGGAATTACCGGCCAGGACGGTTCTTATCTTGCCGAATTACTTCTGGAGAAAGGATATGAAGTACATGGCACATTGAGACGTTCATCCTCCTTCAATACCGGCAGGATAGAACACCTCTACCTTGATGAGTGGATCCGCGATATGAAACAACGGCGCCTCATCAATCTGCACTATGCCGATATGACCGACTCCAGTTCTCTTATCCGTATCATCCAGCATATTCAACCCGACGAGATATACAACCTGGCCGCACAGAGCCATGTGAAGGTAAGTTTCGACGTGCCCGAATATACGGCTGAAACCGATGCAGTGGGAACCCTGCGACTGTTGGAGGCCGTGAGGATACTGGGATTAGAAAAGACGACACGCATTTATCAGGCTTCTACCTCCGAACTATATGGATTGGTACAGGAAATACCCCAAAAGGAAACTACTCCCTTCTATCCCCGCAGCCCTTACGGGGTGGCGAAACTGTATGGATACTGGATTACGAAGAATTACCGGGAGTCATACGGAATGTTCGCGGTGAATGGTATTTTGTTCAATCACGAGAGCGAACGCAGGGGAGAAACATTTGTCACCCGGAAAATTTCACTGGCGGCCGCCCGTATCGCACAAAATCTTCAGGATAAACTGTACATGGGGAACCTGGATGCGAAACGCGACTGGGGTTATGCGCCCGATTATGTGGAATGTATGTGGTTGATGCTGCAACATGAGGTACCGGAAGATTTCGTGATCGCCACGGGTGAGATGCACAGCGTACGGGAATTCTGTACGCTTGCATTCGCCGAAGCGGGAATAGCGCTGCGATGGGAAGGGGAAGGCGCCGCCGAAAAAGGAATAGATATGGCTACAGGGCGTATATTGGTGGAAGTCGATCCAAGATATTACCGTCCGGCGGAAGTAGAGAAATTATTGGGAGACCCTACCAAAGCCAAAACCCTGTTGGGATGGAATCCACGAAAAACATCATTCGAAGAACTGGTCAGACGAATGGTGAAAAACGACATGGAGACTGTGAGAAAACTCTCCCCGTAG
- the glyA gene encoding serine hydroxymethyltransferase — protein sequence MNQDRQIAEIIGKERERQLKGIELIASENFVSDQVMQAMGSVLTNKYAEGYPGRRYYGGCEVVDMSEQLAIDRLKELFGAEWANVQPHSGAQANAAVFLACLKAGDKFLGLNLSHGGHLTHGSPVNFSGLMFQPVEYNVREDNQQIDYDQLEETARKESPKLIIAGASAYSREWDYDRIRKVADEIGAIFMVDMAHPAGLISAGLLENPVKYAHIVTSTTHKTLRGPRGGVILMGKDFENPWGITTPKGEVKMMSALLDSAVFPGMQGGPLEHVIAAKAVSFYEALQPEYKIYQAQVKKNAARMAQAFLDKGYKVVSGGTDNHIILVDLRTKFPDLTGKVGERVLVEADITVNKNMVPFDSRSPFQTSGLRFGTPAITTRGAKEDLMGEIVEMIDTVLSAPENDRTIASVREKVNATMRQYPLFAW from the coding sequence ATGAACCAAGACAGGCAGATCGCAGAGATCATAGGGAAAGAGCGTGAGCGGCAGTTGAAAGGTATTGAACTGATTGCCTCCGAAAATTTTGTGAGTGACCAGGTGATGCAGGCCATGGGGTCGGTATTGACCAATAAATATGCTGAGGGCTATCCCGGAAGACGCTATTATGGCGGATGTGAGGTGGTGGATATGAGTGAGCAACTGGCTATTGACAGGCTGAAGGAGTTGTTCGGTGCTGAATGGGCTAATGTCCAACCTCATTCCGGTGCACAGGCAAATGCCGCTGTGTTCCTAGCTTGTTTGAAGGCCGGTGATAAATTCCTTGGTTTGAACCTCTCGCACGGGGGACACCTGACACATGGATCTCCGGTCAATTTTTCAGGATTGATGTTCCAACCGGTGGAATATAATGTACGTGAAGACAATCAACAGATCGATTATGATCAACTTGAAGAGACGGCACGTAAAGAAAGCCCTAAACTGATCATTGCCGGAGCGTCTGCCTATTCCCGTGAATGGGATTATGACCGTATCCGCAAGGTGGCCGATGAAATCGGCGCAATTTTTATGGTCGATATGGCACATCCGGCTGGATTGATCTCTGCCGGATTACTCGAGAATCCGGTGAAATATGCCCATATTGTCACCTCCACAACGCATAAAACCCTACGAGGTCCGCGTGGGGGTGTGATCCTGATGGGGAAAGATTTTGAAAACCCCTGGGGTATCACCACCCCGAAAGGAGAGGTAAAAATGATGTCGGCTCTTCTGGATTCAGCCGTATTCCCCGGTATGCAGGGCGGCCCACTGGAGCATGTGATCGCCGCGAAGGCGGTTTCTTTCTACGAAGCGTTACAGCCCGAATACAAAATCTACCAGGCGCAGGTAAAGAAGAATGCCGCCCGGATGGCGCAGGCGTTTTTAGACAAGGGATATAAGGTGGTATCCGGAGGAACGGATAACCATATCATTTTGGTGGATCTGCGAACCAAATTCCCCGATCTTACCGGTAAAGTAGGTGAGAGGGTATTGGTGGAAGCCGACATCACTGTCAACAAAAATATGGTACCCTTCGATAGCCGTTCCCCTTTCCAGACGTCGGGATTGCGTTTCGGGACACCTGCCATCACCACCCGTGGGGCAAAGGAAGACTTGATGGGTGAGATCGTGGAGATGATCGATACCGTGCTTTCGGCTCCGGAAAACGACAGAACAATTGCGTCGGTGCGTGAAAAGGTCAATGCCACCATGCGGCAATATCCGCTCTTCGCCTGGTAA